Proteins encoded in a region of the Clostridium beijerinckii genome:
- a CDS encoding sensor histidine kinase, whose product MEYRRYLECIEEISYILLKNHKVFKVSQQFAEITEYTTADLLGKSIAEIFKILRVGPSVDIKNIAEKADYFLFTKSLEFRSISIEIIKEEDSQLFIIREKPNSRLEAKHTYLSELCKSNFVGVAVYSVPDMILIKANQQYLDFLEHPFNQSYYSIGKNIDKIILGWSGSKLGKFWKEAILTGKAVQVKEYEHIGYERGITYWDSIIIPVTEGESIKYVVSNTSEVTEKVLNRKKVEEQIDAINLQNKEMEAVFESIPNGVFVRSKEGDILQQNEISRKLIEHSNESKTSYGKNSEAKYFNESGKEIDIKDMPSFRALKGEKIKNQRITVIDNCKESVLDMSSSPIYDKENTVLMSVTAFDDITELVSNEKKIRNNREQLKAIIDNMSEGVVAIGKCGNLVMLNKAAEKHFNVIKIIEGRNKNDGEIKYFDINMKELNEGSLPSDRILRGEVITEYRIIIKRYSENIYMCISGNPVYDDSGNFLFGMMCMKDITEKVKQERIIKSQHDSVLQAEFERNEALEKTIAMKDEFLSIISHEFRTPLNVINSAVQAMEYICFNELSNNTKKYLGMIKLNAFRQLRLVNNILDITSSNLKSTKINKKNIDIVFFIDAIVEVVRSYASKKEIDLILETSYKEFEVAIDNEKFARILLNLLSNAIKFTSDNKKITVRFNALKENIFIEVSDEGIGIPSDKIDTIFEQFGQVDSSLSRQVEGTGLGLSLVKKFVEDLGGRIFVNSKVSKGSAFIVMLPNEKVTETYEYRSSKEFFYNHILEATRVEFSDIYL is encoded by the coding sequence ATGGAATATAGAAGGTACCTTGAGTGCATAGAAGAGATTTCTTATATATTATTAAAAAATCATAAGGTTTTTAAGGTGAGTCAACAGTTTGCAGAAATTACGGAATATACAACTGCTGACTTGCTTGGAAAAAGTATCGCAGAGATATTTAAAATTCTAAGAGTCGGCCCAAGCGTTGATATAAAAAACATCGCTGAAAAGGCCGACTATTTTTTATTTACTAAATCTCTTGAATTTAGATCAATTTCAATAGAAATAATTAAGGAAGAAGATAGTCAATTATTTATTATTAGAGAAAAACCAAATTCAAGACTTGAAGCTAAACATACATATTTATCGGAATTATGTAAATCAAACTTCGTGGGAGTAGCTGTTTATAGTGTTCCTGATATGATACTTATCAAGGCGAATCAGCAATATTTAGATTTCTTAGAACATCCGTTTAATCAATCATATTATAGTATAGGAAAAAATATAGATAAGATTATATTAGGATGGAGCGGAAGTAAATTAGGAAAGTTTTGGAAGGAAGCTATACTTACAGGAAAAGCAGTTCAAGTAAAAGAATATGAACATATTGGATATGAAAGAGGAATTACATATTGGGATTCCATAATTATTCCAGTTACAGAAGGTGAAAGTATAAAATATGTGGTAAGTAATACATCTGAAGTTACAGAAAAGGTACTTAATAGAAAGAAAGTTGAAGAACAAATTGATGCCATTAACCTTCAAAACAAAGAAATGGAGGCTGTATTTGAAAGTATTCCAAATGGAGTATTCGTTAGATCAAAAGAAGGAGATATACTTCAGCAAAATGAGATATCGAGAAAATTGATTGAACACTCTAATGAGTCAAAGACTTCATATGGAAAAAATAGTGAAGCTAAATACTTTAATGAATCAGGAAAAGAAATTGATATTAAAGACATGCCATCATTTCGCGCTTTGAAAGGTGAGAAAATTAAAAATCAACGTATTACAGTTATAGATAATTGTAAAGAAAGTGTTTTAGATATGAGTTCTTCACCTATTTATGATAAAGAAAATACTGTGTTAATGTCTGTTACCGCATTTGATGATATTACAGAACTTGTAAGTAATGAGAAAAAAATTAGAAATAATAGAGAGCAATTAAAAGCGATTATCGATAACATGTCTGAGGGAGTTGTAGCTATAGGAAAATGCGGCAATCTGGTTATGCTTAATAAAGCAGCAGAGAAACATTTTAATGTTATAAAAATAATTGAAGGAAGAAATAAAAACGATGGTGAAATAAAATATTTTGATATTAATATGAAGGAATTGAATGAGGGAAGTCTTCCGTCAGATAGAATTTTAAGAGGAGAAGTAATTACTGAATATAGAATAATTATAAAGAGATATAGCGAAAATATATATATGTGTATAAGTGGTAATCCTGTATATGATGATAGTGGTAATTTCTTATTTGGAATGATGTGTATGAAAGATATAACGGAAAAAGTTAAACAGGAAAGAATCATAAAATCTCAACATGATTCAGTTTTGCAGGCGGAATTTGAAAGGAATGAAGCATTAGAAAAAACAATAGCTATGAAGGATGAATTTCTTTCCATAATATCTCATGAATTCAGAACACCACTAAATGTAATTAATTCAGCAGTACAAGCTATGGAGTATATTTGCTTTAATGAGTTATCAAATAATACTAAAAAATATTTGGGGATGATAAAACTTAATGCATTTAGGCAATTAAGGCTAGTAAACAATATTCTTGATATAACCAGTTCAAATTTGAAGAGTACCAAAATAAATAAAAAGAATATAGATATTGTTTTTTTCATAGATGCGATTGTTGAAGTTGTAAGATCATATGCTAGTAAAAAAGAAATTGATTTGATATTAGAAACATCATATAAAGAATTTGAGGTGGCTATTGATAATGAAAAATTCGCAAGGATACTTTTAAATCTTCTCTCTAATGCTATTAAATTTACTTCTGATAATAAGAAAATAACTGTACGGTTTAATGCTTTAAAAGAAAATATATTTATAGAAGTAAGCGATGAAGGTATAGGTATTCCAAGTGATAAAATAGATACAATTTTTGAGCAGTTTGGGCAGGTAGATAGTTCTCTATCTCGTCAAGTGGAGGGAACAGGATTAGGATTATCATTAGTTAAGAAATTTGTTGAGGATCTAGGTGGGAGAATTTTTGTAAATAGTAAAGTTAGCAAAGGGAGCGCTTTTATAGTAATGCTACCAAATGAAAAGGTTACCGAAACATATGAGTACAGATCATCAAAAGAGTTTTTTTATAATCATATTTTAGAAGCGACTAGGGTTGAATTTTCTGATATTTATCTATGA
- a CDS encoding EamA family transporter translates to MFMYAFSIIIVVVSNMIYHICSKSVPEKANPFSSLFITYLTGVIVAAIAFRFYKSDKGFFESFDDLNWASILLGFAIVGLEFGYIMVYRSGWDISIGSLVSNILLALILIPVGIIFYKEGFNINKLLGIILCIIGLIFINKK, encoded by the coding sequence ATGTTTATGTATGCATTTTCTATTATAATTGTTGTTGTATCAAATATGATTTATCATATTTGCTCAAAATCAGTTCCGGAGAAGGCTAACCCTTTCTCTTCTTTATTCATTACTTATTTAACTGGAGTAATTGTAGCCGCTATAGCATTTAGATTTTATAAATCAGATAAAGGATTTTTTGAATCCTTTGATGATCTGAATTGGGCAAGTATATTACTAGGGTTCGCTATTGTTGGTCTTGAATTTGGATATATAATGGTATATAGGTCCGGCTGGGATATAAGTATAGGATCTCTAGTATCTAATATTCTTCTTGCACTCATACTAATTCCAGTAGGTATAATTTTTTATAAGGAAGGCTTTAATATAAATAAACTACTAGGAATAATATTATGCATTATTGGACTAATATTTATAAATAAAAAGTAA